Part of the Acomys russatus chromosome 19, mAcoRus1.1, whole genome shotgun sequence genome, CACTCACCAGATGCTGGAACAGGCTCTTGGGATGAGGAACCAGGGTCTTCAGAGAATCCTTGGAAAGGAGACAAGTGGAGTGTGAAGGAAAAGAACTAACCATGGAGACTTTAACCATTGTCTTATATCTGCCTTGAAGCCACCAAAGACTCTTCTGTTGCCAACTTCAATTTTTCATAAATTCAATGAAGAGGTGAAGTGAGATTTTTCTGAGGGACCACTGTTAGGTTCTGCATCTTTGGGTGGTAAATCCCCATGTGAATGGCCCTTCTTATTTCCcacctgttcccctcccccatgaggaGCCACAACATCTCTGTCTGGATGTTCCCTTATGAAACTCAGCGTCTAAGGCTCTGGGATTCTGCAGATACTGCTGAGACCTCAGCTTGGCCTCTGGATATTTGGACACAGAGTTGACAAACGAACTGTGTGTAGATGTTCTGTTGTGTTGGCAGGCAGCCTGGGGATGGAAAAACTCCCAGGAGCATGGCCACTGACACTCACCAGATGTTGGAACAGGCTCTTGGGATGAGGAACCAGGGTCTTCAGAGAATCCTTGGAAAGGAGACAAGTGGAGTGTGAAGGAAAAGGGCTAACCATGGAGACTTTAACCATTGTCTTATATCTGCCTTGAAGCCACCAAAGACTCTTCTGTAGCCAACTTCAATTTTTTATAAATTCAATGAAGAGGTGAAGTGAGATTTTTTTGAGGGACCACTGTTAGGTTCTGCATCTTTGGGTGGTGAATCCCCATGTGAATGACCCTTCTTATTTCCCCTCAGTCATATTCCAGCTAAGAGTTCTTACAAGTGCTGGATCATGAGTTACCCTTTTAGCTCAGAGAGACTCAGGGCTACTCACCTGAGACCACAAGCTCCACTGGGTTACTGGGGTATGATAATAAGTAGGGGAACAAGGTGTCATAACTGTAGCACTTGTACATGCCCCCATAGACAAAGGTCACATTCCTCATGGAGAATTTTGCCAGATACATCCCAGCTTGCAACACTGATCTTAAATGCAGGGGTTGGTGGACAGTTCCCTCTTTAGACAGAAGAAAAGCATCCACTTGACTTGATGACTGACACAGCAGGGTCACATTCTCTCCAGAAGACACTCTGGGGCCTGGGTGTACTGAGAGGTGGGGTGTGACAAGAAGCTCTCCTAAAGAGAAGAAGGATAGATGAGGGGCAGCTCACTTTTATCTGAGCTAAGACTTTTCCTTGGGTATCATTGATTCAGCATCATCTCTACATCTCTACATCTCTCCCTTATTGAGACCACACCCATTAATTTGAATTTCACAACCTGGACTTCCACAGCACATGCTAGAAAGTTGGGATTTCCAACTGGACTGGATGGGCACCTCACTTGTGAGCAGGGTTACAAGAGATCGCTGGGAGATAGTCCCTCAGAAAAGAGCCTATATGTACCATGTCATCTATACTTGCCCCATGTGAGGAAGTCATTGGGTCTCAAGGGGAAAATAAGTCCAGTCTTCTGCTGGGGTGGTAGGCCAGGGTGCCAGGAGAGGTCagttcctctttcccttccatgGATAGAACAAATCCATGAAAGATGATAGTATAGAAACACTAACGGGTAAGTATATCTCCCAGACCCTGGATAAGACCATATTGGGTGAGTAAGGAGGGTTTTCTGGGCAGCCATGGAAGGAAGATATCTGCCTCCAGCCATATGTCTGCCACTCCCAtgatgaaatgttttttaaaaggtgcCACGCTTCAACACTACACAATTCTAGCTCAAGACCCAGGAGTTCCATTCAGTGCCCTTTTTCTTGGGACTCCCTAGGTCGCAGAACTCATGGGCCTCAAAAAATGATCTCATCACTGCTGGGGCTAACTCACCTGAAATGTGTATTTTCAGAGGGTCACTGGGTGCAGACCACATATAGGAATTATTTTTGTAGCCATAACATCTAAACATTCCTCCATCACTGGCTGTCACAGGATCCATAtggaaaagagcctggaactGCCCAGTAGTGTTGATATGCCATGAATCCAAGAGACTAAAGAACTTCTCATCTTCTTTGGTCAGAATAAAACTTTCATATCTCTCCAATGAGACACACTGGAGGGTCATGCTCCCTCCTGAGGTCACCACAGGGCTGGACAGGACAGACAGTCTGGGTTTTCCGAAAAATCCTAGACAGAAGAAGGTAACATGTTACATGGGTTCACACAGCCCACATTGTCCCTCAGGTCTGGGTTGTGGAAGAGAAACACTCTTGGGAACTTACAAACCATAGAGACTTGATCTAGAATACTTACCTGTCACCACCAATGGCAACGGATCGCTGTGCTCTGACCAAATAGGAGGCTTCTGATACATACAGTGATATTTCCCAGCATGGGACCATTTAACAAATGGGATGAGGAACTTGGCCTTGTTTCCAGGTTTCATGAGGGTCATTCTGTGCAGGGGGTATAGGTCTCCATATTTGAAGAGATAGTAATCTTGAGCACCTGAGGTTCCCTCACATAAGATCATCACCTGGGTTCCTTTGGCAACCACCAATCCAGGCTCAGCCCAGAGAGTAGGCTTTTGAAGTATCCCTGTAAGGAAATCAATAACTGTCTCATAGGAACCAGGCTTCCAATGCCGGACTTCTGCCCCAGGATCCTTTTCAGTTTCACAGCCTCATCTCACATTTACCATCATCCATTCCCACTGCCCAGGGATTCGTTCTTGTTCTAAGTGAGGAGAAGGAAACTAAGACAACTAAGGACACTTACATGCAAGCACTAGGTTCCGGAGGCCTAAAGTCAGTCCTGgaagagagtttgctgtgagagaTTTGTCCCTGAGGCCTTGATAGGCCCTCCCTTCCACAGCTGCATTCTGACACGACTTGATAGAATAATGCTGGGCTGTCGAATAGAGCCTCCCCATCCCCACAGTAGGAtttcctaccccctcccccaccccatcccgcccccgcccccccccacttcaCATCTCACCAAAGCAGAGGAAAGTTGTGAGTGTTCCACTCATGGCATCTCCTCAAGTTACTGTAACCTTGCAGATGGTTGGGGACAGTGCCTAAGCAGATGGGAAGCTACCCCAACTTGAGGCCTTTTATAGTGGCTTGTCCCTCCTATCACAATGCAATCATTTTACCAGCCTCACAGGAAGGGGAACTTCCCCTATCCAGTAATCTGCCTTTGGTCTCTACACTGCTGCAGCTCAAGCAGGGcctagagtctctctctctctctctctctctctctctctctctctcaaaaaaaaaaaacaaaaacaaaaaacaaacaaacaaacaaacaaacaaaaaacctcatgaACACCTGATCTGTCTTCCTCAGCTGGTattatagaccagcctgggctatgttctttttttataatatCAGCAACACATCTTCCTGGAATCTCTTTATATctgtgtaaaatattttcatgtcacCAATGGCCAGGACTTAGCAATAAATGTTCCTACTGTCTTGCTGAAAAGTAACACTCCAGCTGAATTTGTAcatgttggaagctgctaacccacactgctggttcactcaggaatttaagttttattccttctcaagtctctgaggggcattgaagacaagagcgtatagttttacaaccaagctcagttgattaggggacaagatagTCTTAGATTAAGTTagagaagttaagctattagaattGAAATAGGATAGATGTTGAATttaatttggaaatttagacccaacaagacaggaaagacacttacttcaaatgcagatggccaagtcactatgattattctcatgattgtcacatggttctctctgctgtatgtggtttgttttatacatgtgtaataaaataaaagtattaataagaaaaaaaacattccAGCTGAAGGTGATCTATGGCTGTCCATTCCCCTTCAGAGCCTCCTGCACTAGGTCTCCATCATTTGTTCAGCTGTCCCATCCTCACAGAACTTCTCACAGATGACTTGGAGCCTCAACAGATGGTATCTCATCTGATTCTCTGATGACAACACATCAGATATTCAACCACAACAGGAACAACATTTACCAAGTGAGAAAGTAACTCACTAGGAACTTGTGTCCATGCTTATCTCCCAATCCTTGCCTTATGGTCACCTTATTCATGGTTCATACGTCATGAATTATAGTCACATTAGGCATAGCTGGATTAACTCTTCTGGGTTAACCCTGCAGTCTTATGTGTGCATTAGTGTCCAAATAACTGAGG contains:
- the LOC127203007 gene encoding leukocyte immunoglobulin-like receptor subfamily B member 3A, with protein sequence MSGTLTTFLCFGLTLGLRNLVLAWILQKPTLWAEPGLVVAKGTQVMILCEGTSGAQDYYLFKYGDLYPLHRMTLMKPGNKAKFLIPFVKWSHAGKYHCMYQKPPIWSEHSDPLPLVVTGFFGKPRLSVLSSPVVTSGGSMTLQCVSLERYESFILTKEDEKFFSLLDSWHINTTGQFQALFHMDPVTASDGGMFRCYGYKNNSYMWSAPSDPLKIHISGELAPAVMRSFFEAHEFCDLGSPKKKAAPHLSFFSLGELLVTPHLSVHPGPRVSSGENVTLLCQSSSQVDAFLLSKEGTVHQPLHLRSVLQAGMYLAKFSMRNVTFVYGGMYKCYSYDTLFPYLLSYPSNPVELVVSGFSEDPGSSSQEPVPTSGLEKYLQVLIGISVVFLLLLFILTILLLQFKHQGRLSRKGSLPKPVLRAQPDSVVSKQTKVTFFCEGTTGAKEYRLFKDGVSYPQLVHILLKPRNKTEFVISNIDHDHAGQYHCQYQTPSGQKENTVLPLSWW